TGGAGACCGTCTCAGGAATTTGGCTATTAGGAGTTTTGTCCGGGATTCTTGGACAGGGCAGATTCCTTCCGTTTCACTTCATCCCCGCGCTTTTTCCGGGGGCCATTCTGGCGGGACTGGGGCTGTACAAGACTCTCCCGCTCATGACCGAAGGTAGGCCCTCGGCCACATTACTTATATTCATCATTATACTGCTGCTCGACCTGAAATACCTTTGGACCCTGCTCATGGCGGGCGACACCCTTCCCCTCGATCTACGGCTTTGGCCTCGGAATCTCCATCCGGTAATGGAGAAAAATCTGGCGGCGAGAGAGGCGGCTGTAATCATCAAGAAATCAACGAGGGAAGACGACTATATTCTCGCGTGGGGCAGCGTCCCTCAGCTTTACGTCCTCGCTGACAGACGCTCGCCTATCAACTGGCTCAACACCAACCCCACCTTAATGGACGGCGTTCTACCGGGATGGCGTGAAATTCTCTATTCGAGAATGAAAGAAACGAAGCCAGTCTGTATCGTTCAATTCGACGAGGATTTGGATTTAAACAAAATCAAGAATGCTACGGGTCTAGACTACCAACTGGAAACCGAATTCTGGAAGGACAACCACAAGATATTTCGATTGCAAGAATTCGGTGAAACAGGGTCTTAATTTTTAGCGCCTGCTGTTACTTCCCTCCTCTTTCCGGCAATTCGATGGGGGGCGTTTTTCTAATTCTGATGTCCCAACAGAGGCGAAGGATGGCGTAAAATGCTATCCAGATATTTTTGATCGATACAGCCTTTGACTCTCCATGTTTTCGCTCCTCGAAGACAAATCCTATTTCCTTGTAGCTACGCCCGGCATAAAGCGCATGAACCATCATCTCGGTGAGCAAAAACAGACTCGGCGTCTTCTTGGGTAAAAGCTTAAGGTCGGCCGTCCGGTAGACGGGGGGACCTTGGTAATATCTCAAGTTATAGCCCAACAGGAAATTCGTGAGATGGGAGCACGTTCTACTCATCGCCTGGCGCATGAGCGAGCGGTCGTCGCTGTTGTCGTGATAGGGCGCGATAATATCCGCCGTACCAGCCAGAGAAATTATTTCCGCGACGGAGCTGGCCGCAATCTCGCCATCGCCTGGGAAAAATGCGTAGAACTCTTTTTCAGCCTCTTCCACAGAAATGCAGAAACTTCGCGCGAACCCAAGATTACCCGGATTATGGATCACCCTTATCCGTCCGTTATCTTGGCGGAGGCCCTCAGCCACCTCACCCGTTCCGTCGGTGCTCCCGTCGTTCACGATGATGACTTCATAATCCTCGAACTGCGCCTCTGCTGCGGCGGTAATGCCGAGAACACAATCCAAAAGATTTTCGGCTTCGTTGTAAGCCGACACAAAAATGGAAATCGATTTCTTTTTCGTCAAAGCAGGAACCTTACGTATAAAACCAGTGGGAAAATCTATGAATCCAAATTATCCGACATATAAATCTCATCTAACACCAGCGCCAGGAAAACACCAATCAACTGAAGAGTAGGCAAGAATTGCGAATTCGCCTCCCCGGCTGAAAGCAACTTAGAAAGGGCCCTCAAAGGGCTTGACTGTATTTTTGATAAAGTCGACCGGCCTGTCTTGTTCGCACACCCGGAGCGCCGTCTTTTGAATTTCCTGGGCTCCGGGATAAAACTGCGCCTCAAGGACGTGACCGCTAGGAACCGAAGTTCCAGGCCAGGCCACCCGCGCCGGACTCGCCTTGAGCGATTCGAAAAGATTCTCCGTCACCATGGCGACGACTTCGCTCCCTACGCCGCACTCCTTCCAATCGGAATCTGCCACCACGAGACGTCCCGTCTTAGCCACTGAATTCAGTATCGTCTCTCCGTCCAGCGGCCTAAGCGTGCGCAAATCGACAATTTCAGCCGATACGCCCGACTCCTTGAGCGCAACGGCTGCCTTCATGGATTCTGTGACCATCGGCCCGACAGCGGCAATCGTCACATCCGTGCCTTGCTGAACAATGTCCGCCTTGCCCAGAGGCGTTATGTAATACTCATCCGGAACCGGAGCGTCATCGTCGTAAAGCCACCTGTGCTCAATGAAAATAACCGGACCATTATCCTCGACCGCAGCCAGATAGAGACCTTTCGCATCCCGAGGATTGGACGGCACCACTGTCTTAAGACCCGGAATCCGGGAGAACATCGCATGGTGGCTTCCTGTATGTTGAGAACCGTTGCCCCATCCCCGCCCGACGGCGGCCCGTATTACAAGCGGAACATCGACCTGGCCACCAAACATGGACTTCCAATGAGCCGCATGATTCACAATCTGATTGATCGAGAGCAACACAAAATCCATCCGATGGTGAATCAGAACCGGCCTCATCCCCATCAT
The sequence above is drawn from the Nitrospinaceae bacterium genome and encodes:
- a CDS encoding glycosyltransferase codes for the protein MTKKKSISIFVSAYNEAENLLDCVLGITAAAEAQFEDYEVIIVNDGSTDGTGEVAEGLRQDNGRIRVIHNPGNLGFARSFCISVEEAEKEFYAFFPGDGEIAASSVAEIISLAGTADIIAPYHDNSDDRSLMRQAMSRTCSHLTNFLLGYNLRYYQGPPVYRTADLKLLPKKTPSLFLLTEMMVHALYAGRSYKEIGFVFEERKHGESKAVSIKNIWIAFYAILRLCWDIRIRKTPPIELPERGGK
- a CDS encoding alpha-ketoacid dehydrogenase subunit beta, with product MKFREALCNATHHSMEADPSVFLIGVGIAKPGWVWGTLDGVLDRFGEERVVEGPLAEEGLTGVSMGAAMMGMRPVLIHHRMDFVLLSINQIVNHAAHWKSMFGGQVDVPLVIRAAVGRGWGNGSQHTGSHHAMFSRIPGLKTVVPSNPRDAKGLYLAAVEDNGPVIFIEHRWLYDDDAPVPDEYYITPLGKADIVQQGTDVTIAAVGPMVTESMKAAVALKESGVSAEIVDLRTLRPLDGETILNSVAKTGRLVVADSDWKECGVGSEVVAMVTENLFESLKASPARVAWPGTSVPSGHVLEAQFYPGAQEIQKTALRVCEQDRPVDFIKNTVKPFEGPF